The Ahaetulla prasina isolate Xishuangbanna chromosome 5, ASM2864084v1, whole genome shotgun sequence genomic sequence GATTAGGCAGTTTTTTCCAGCTTTGGAGTCACTATTCTTCTTGCCAAAtctggaggagaaagaaaaagaaagaaagaaaaagaaagaaagaaagaaagagaaagaaagaaagaaagaaagaaagagtttaaATACAAGAATAAGACTAATAAAACAGactgaagaagaggaaaaaagctaaaggtgtaaaaagaaaaaaattacagaaaaataggaaagaaaaagatataaagaagtgaGTTCTGATTATTTCAGCatttataagtacaattataaattgaCCCCTCTCTAAAATTACATTATCACTCTTCTTTCTATCTTACCTAATCTTCACAACTATAAATCATAAATTCATATATATGCAAGTTCTgccatcttcaccaaccattcatcCATTGTAGATATTACCAGATCTTTCCAACTTTGTGCATACAGTTATCTCACTAAAGTTATATATAAAAGTAATGTTCCATAACTTTTTTCCAAATATCCATCACTCTGAAGAAGAAAAATTCTAATTtcatttgaatattttatttatttatttaaattgtgtCCTGTCTgtgttatttatacaaataattcaaggtatatccaacataccttcctcctgtttttcccacaaaAACCCTGTGAGATGCTAATCCTCTGAATTAGTTGAATctaatttttaaagctttttttttatgtTCAGCCTTCttcttgttcacatttccaacacaAATTTAAAGTACTTTAATACATTTTAGATAATCTTTATGGAGTCATACTGTATACCCattgtacatcattttataaaatttctctttaagttTATAACAGCGTAAATCTCATTTCTTTCAACCACATATTTTCTCATCTTTCCATCTGTATACCATAACCAAAAATTTTAGTCAACTTCATCATACATTCCTTAActtgttcttctgtttcaaatttcaataccATTTATAAATTTAACAATcacatgttcatcatttgtacataATTCTGTTTCAAAATCAGTGCTACAATTTCAGTGCCATACattcttttatttactttaattCTGATAACTAAATAAAGCCATTGTCAGCTCTGTCCCTCTACCATCAGCAGAGACCTGGGTCAGAAACTAGgagaatcttttttttctctagcCTTATCTTAAGTatgaaatcagctgggtgacattgggtcAGTCACCTGCTCTtagcccaacttacctcacagagtttttgtggggaaaataggaggaggaatgaaTATTAGGTAGGTTAGGTGTATTCATTGCCTTGAGTTGCTTAccgaataataaaggcagaataaaaatctgaagaataaataaataaaatattcccaaCACAAATAAAATGTCAATGTATAAATAGAGTGATGTATATTTAACTGCCTTACCACTCCtacatttaaaaaatgtgtttctCATTTACATTAATAACAAGTAAAAACACACAATTCATGTGCATATATTTGTGAACCATGACTCAATAAACAATACTATTTAATAGATTTTATGTGACAACAAAACCATGGTTATCTGATTTTTATGGATGTTCCTGAGAACAGAATGCTTtcagataaaagtaaaggtaaaggttcccctcgcacatatgtgctagtcgttgcagactctagggcggtgctcatctctgtttcaaagctgaagagccagcgctgtctgaagacgtctccgtggtcatgtggccggcatgaatcaTGCCGGCTTTCAGATAAGGAGCAGTATTAAATAAGTGAACATATTGAAAAAACAGACCAATAGTAGCACCAATTAAATGACAGCTTTAGATTTTTAGATGTCTTCATTATCTTTATATAGTATGTTTGAAATTTAAGAGCCTGTGAAAAAAGCTCAGTGATGCAGGAATTGGTGACTAATCTCAAGAAAGATGTAGATTAAGTGAGATCGCCCTAATAACAACTTTTTAGTATTATCTCCTGGAACCTCCAAATAATTTTTCAATCAAACTTTTCCAAATGTTTTGACAATTAGATTCTTTCTGGATTTAGCATGTGAATCAAGCCTACACTACAATAACAGCTTTTCTTAAACTTCATATAAATATCCTTATTTCTGCAGCAAATCAAGGATAGGATATATACTTTTTTAGTTTAATCCAGGACATGTGATGGGCATCCCACAAGTTTTTAATAACTGAGATGGTTtagtaaaacaaatacaaaaatctTGATGGTGTTCTTCAGGTTCATGATTTAGCCAATGCATAGCTAACAGTCCATAAATTATggaaatccaagaaaaaaaatccagtcacTCCATCTACAGCTATTGTTCTACAAAAAGCAATGATCAAAACAATAGATGATCAACAAACATGGGATGCCTCTTTGCTGTTTTGGAAagggacaaaaagaaagaaacaatctgTATGAAAATGTTAGCTGTCTGaatcaaataataaatgaatgctCAATAGTTTTTAAGTTTAACAAACACATTTTACAAAAATCAAAATTACATAAGAAAATTCATTTTGCAGAATGACATGGTGCATagattacataaatatttatataaaattactATTATCTATGGCAACCAGAAAGCAGTACATACCAGTTTAATTATACAATCAACAAGAACCTATTTTATCCTTCATACTACTTGAAAAATTCACAGAATTAAACTGGCCATTTAGTATAAATGGGCATCTTCAATTGCAAAGTTGTTTACTATACCATATTATTTCTTGAAGCATGATTATTTTTGAAACTACTTCATATTTTTGCTTTGAAGTGTGCTATCTTCTGGGATCAGCACCATGCACTGTGATAATACTAGTCATGTgaagaaagcaaacaaaaatcATCTGGCTCCTTTAGCCAATAGCTATTCTGCTTTTTAGAAAAACATCTGCAAATCACAGTTTgggaaaaatatttcttaaatctTGCTGCTAACTGCAGTATCTGATTTTCTCCCCATTCAGAAAATGATGCTATGCTCTCTTTAGATCACTGAGATGCAGAACTATACTACAGCTGACCTGCACAATGTGCAAAGTAACTCTGCAGTGAACCATGTTCATTTGTCAGCAATAcctataatatataagcaatatTTGCAGACCTAGGCGTAACGCCTTCCAAATAGCTATGCTTACTTTATTCATACTGATAAGTATATGCTTTCATTCTTCAGTCACTCCAAGCAGAACCGTTCAGCAATGCAAAGTTGAACAGCAAATGTAGATGTATTCAGCTTGTTGCTCCCTAAtttgttgattatatgttttctcCCCATTTGATatttcagcaggggtgaaatccagcagattctgaccgattctggagaaccggtagcggaaattttgagtagttcggagaactggcaaatgccatctctggcttgcCCAGAATGGGATCTTCCcgtcatgcccatcaagccatgcccaccaagccacaccacaccacgcccaccaagccatgcccacagaaccggtagtaaaaagattttGATTTTACCACTCTATTTCAGCCATTATTACTTATAGATCCCTTGTTTGACTAGGAGTTGCATTTCTAAAACAGATCTATCTAATGCGGGCATGATTTAGTgcttcctatttttatttctattctattcctacttcCTAAAATAATTGAAGATGTCTATTTAAGCAATTGCTATAACTGGCTTCTTAAAGAGAACAGCAGACTTTTCAAGTTGCAGGTTATTTTGACAAATGAATTGAAAGATATAATTGCTTGTCAATTCagtaatagaattttaaaaagacaCCGGGGAGATCTGTCATGtatattataaataattcttttccttttttaaaaatatgaacaatAACCAAAGGAATTAGATAAATAGCACAAGAGGCTCAAACTTAATGTAACATTCATGTATAAAAATATCCACAAATTTAATACACATATCATGTCATGCTATGGTTTCACTTTTTTTGCTAAATAAGTCATGTAACTGAGTTTGTACATGCTAAACCATAAGCCATGGCCTATTTATCACAATGGCTTAGCAATCTTGTAGCCGAATCTATCTATTATTTTCTTGAATCCAGCCATAGCTTTTTCCTGTGCTTAATAGCAAACTCAGAAAAATTCAAAAGATATGAAATATTGTAtaaaatctgttttgtttttgttttttgctttgtcaCATCTGCAAATTATTTCACAGCCACTAAGCAAACAAGAAGAGACTAAGTTTTTGGTGTTTCTGTGCTGACTTTATAATGAATATATATGCAGTATAATTATAGCTCACAGGCcagaattggtttggaaatgttaACTTTAATCAGAAAGTGTAATTAATATGGATCATAGtcctttccattaaaaaaaaaacactcagcAACTGTTGAAATTCAATAGACAACAATCTCCAAAACATACTTTTGGCCTGTCCCCAAGTTTGAGAAACTTAAGGAGCTTGGTAAGGCTGCTGTCCATCATAGATGTCCTGATTTGTCTCAACAAAAGCTTACGAATTTCCAGCAGAAAGCAATAATTCAGGTTTCTTTGGTGTCTTCTTTAAAGAATTAGTTTATTTCTTCATAAACTATTATAAACTAGAAATAGTTTATAAGCAAGTATTGCAATAGGAACACTAATAATTGGCTTTCCATTTATCATTTGTTTAGTAATTATATTAGCACCATATCCTTGAGTTCAGAACAGTTTCATATCTCCAGTAGGTTGTGAAGTCCCAATATCTGGTCTACTTGATTCATGATGTGAATCTTCActtccatttattttttcctccctcttttctttgtaAGTGTTTTCCATGTTGGAAGCATTACAGTTCCATGGTTTTCTTTTTGTATCTTCTGCAGTATTAGTATCTgcattcttctctttctcattgtTCACAGTTTTACTTGGCCTCTCCTCTGAAAGATTCTGCTGTGTCTTGTCTTCCTGGCTCTCTTTGAATTTTGTTACTTTTTCTGTATCcacttctttctctttgttttctgaTCCACTAGATTGTAGAACTGATGGGGATTTTTCATCAGAAGCTACttgattttgtttcttctgaTGGTCTACACCACCCTCGGGGGCAGGTGAGGATttcatacatttatttttgtCCATAAATACATctacttcttccttctcctcagtTTTGGAACCATTTTCCTGAGGTAAAACTGTCCC encodes the following:
- the RCSD1 gene encoding capZ-interacting protein isoform X3; this encodes MGEEILPKTIPHLHNREAEKQFISAFHQDKPSETKMVVEKPTTPSVAQLAGKFQEKSSVSGKEVPAPKPARRKPPCSLPLHTNKMELGQNGELKPSPNASRPIRIKPKSSPLIEKMQVRTRGSIKRRPPSRRFRKSQSEYGDDLDLGGTVLPQENGSKTEEKEEVDVFMDKNKCMKSSPAPEGGVDHQKKQNQVASDEKSPSVLQSSGSENKEKEVDTEKVTKFKESQEDKTQQNLSEERPSKTVNNEKEKNADTNTAEDTKRKPWNCNASNMENTYKEKREEKINGSEDSHHESSRPDIGTSQPTGDMKLF